The sequence CGTGGCGCCCGGTCGTCAGGTTGTCGAGCGTCATGACGACGTCACCGGCCGCCAGGTGAGCGTCGCCCAGGTGGGAACCGATGAACCCGGCACCGCCGGTGATGAGGACCCGCATGGTCGCCCACTATAGGCGGGCGCAATATGAACAACACGTGAACTGCGCGGGGCTCCACCCGGGCTTTGGTGGTGTCTACTCGTCGTGGGGAGGGAGACCGTAGACCGAGCTGTTCCGGCGCTGACGGTCGGGGGCTCGATGCCCCGTGCTACTGGGGCTCGCCGGCGAGACCTTCTGAAGCGGCATTCGTCACCGGCTTGCGGAGAACCACGAACCAGCCAGCGTCGTCCCGGGCCGCTTCCAGCGCCATGCCCGCGCCGGTGAACCAGGCCCGCAGCTCGTCCAGGGTGTAGCGGTTCTCGATCGGGGCGCTCAGGCGGTCGAAGGTATCCAGCCACAGGGAGCGCAGCGGCTTGGCCCGGTAGGTCTGCAACGGCAGGCCCCGCAGGGCGGCGACCCGGTAGCGGTCGCCCAGTTGCCCGGGCAGCACGAGGCCGGCGTACAGGACGCCGGCGATCGGGGCGCTGAGCGCCCGCAGGGCCTTGTGGGGCAGCCGGACGGTCGCACGGCGCAGGCCGGCAGCCGCGGCGAGGCCGAGCGCTCGGAGGTTGCGCTCCACGGGGCGGCTGTAGAGGTACAGGAGCATGAGGCCGCCCGGCTCCAGATGGCGGACCAGGGTCTCGAACCCGGCCCGCGGATCGGGCAGGTGGTGGAGGACCCCCAGGCACGAGATGAAGCCGAAGCTTTCCTCGGCGAAGGGCGGGGTACGCAGATCGGAACGGACCACAACGACGTGGTCGAGGCCGGCCAGGTTGCGGGCGGCCGCCTGCACGGCGTCGGAGCCGTCGAGGGCCACAAGGGCCTCCAGGTGGCGGGCGGTGAAGACGCTGAAGCGCCCCTTGCCGCAACCGGCGTCGAGGCCCACCCGGCCGGCGAGCTCGTCGAGGGGCACGTCGGCGACGTAGTTGCGCCAGTAGGCCTCGTCCTCGGGCTGGATGGCATCGAAGGTCGTCCACTCGTAGCCGAAGCTGGCGAAGGTGCGTGCCGTGGCCTCGTCGGCGGGCCGGGCGGAGGCGTCGAGGTACCCGTCCCGCACCGGGAGGGGATGGCCCTGCTGGCATACCAGTGCATCGGTCCCATCCGCAGGGAAGGGGCTGCCGCACGTCGGGCAGCGGAGCCGCTGCCGGATGGCTGGGTGGAGCATGGCCGCATCTTGGCAGCCTGTGGATCAGACGGGTCCCTGGCGGAGCGGGTATGTCGACTGAGTACCACACCCGCCCCAGGGTGGCGGGCTATGGTTCCGGCGACGGTGCCCAGGCCCTCCGCGCCCATTCCAGCGTGCGCTCGATGCCCCGGGCCAGGGGGATCGCCGGCGTCCAGCCGAGCAGCTCGCGCGCAAGTCCGGGGTCGGGGCAGCGCCGCTGCGGGTCGTCCAGAGGGCGCTCCCGGAAGACGATCTCGGAACCTGACCCCGCCGCTGAGCGCACCCGCTCGGCGAGCTGCAGGACGGTGACCTCCTCCGGGTTGCCGATGTTGACCGGCCGGCCGGAGGCCCGCTCCGAGCCGAGCAGGCGGATGAAGCCTTCGATGGTGTCGTCCACGTAGCAGAGGCTCCGGGTCTGCGATCCGTCGCCGTGGACGGTCATCGGCTGCCCGGTCAGGGCCTGGCTGATGAATGCCGGGATGGCCCGCCCATCATTGCGCCGCATCCGGGGTCCGTAGGTGTTGAAGATCCGGGCGATGCGGACCGGCACCGCATGCTCACGGTGGTACGCCATGGTTGCCGCCTCGGCGAAGCGCTTTGCCTCGTCGTACACGCTGCGCACGCCGACCGGGTTGACATTGCCCCAGTAGGACTCGGGCTGCGGGTGCACCAGAGGGTCGCCGTAGACCTCCGACGTGGAGGCGAGGAAGAACCCCGCCCCCGTTGCGCGGGCAAGGCCCAGGCAGTTGAAGGTGGCGAGCGACCCGAGCTTCAGGGTGTGTATCGGGTGGCCGAAGTAGTCCACCGGCGACGCCGGCGATGCGAGATGCATGATCCACTCCAGCGGGCCGCTGACCTCCAGGCGCTGGGTGACATCGATCTGCTCGAAGGCAAAGCGGGGCTCGCCGCGCAGCGAGGTCAGGTTGTCCAGGGAGCCGGTCAGGAGCGTGTCGAAGCACAGGACCTCGTTGCCCTCTGCGATCAGCCGTTCGCACAGGTGGGAGCCGAGGAACCCCGCTCCTCCGGCGACCAGGACCCTCACGCCGGCCAGTTGACCGATGGCCGGCCGGTGGGCAGGTAGGTGAAGCCGGCCGACTGCAGCTCCGCCGGGTCGTACAGGTTGCGGCCGTCAACGACGAGGGGGTTGGTCATCAGCCCCTTCAGCCGCGCCCAGTCCAGGTGGCGGTACTCGGGCCACTCCGTGGCCAGGACGAGCGCATCGGCCGCCTCGGCTGCGGCGTAGGGATCAGCGGCGATCTCGAGTCCGGGCACCGCCTGAGCGGCTCGCTCGGCGGCCTGCGGGTCGCACCCGACCACCGAAGCCCCGCCGGCCAGCAGCCGGCCCACCAGGCGCGGGGCGGGCGAGTCCCGGAGGTCGTCGGTGCCCGGCCTGAACGCTAAACCGAGGACGGCGATGCGCTTCTGCTCCAGGTTCCCCAGGGCATCGGCGATCTTAGCCACGACCGCCTCCAGCGCCTCGTCGTTGATCCGGACGATCTCGTCCAGCAGGCGGAAGTCGTAGCCGAGCCGGTGGGCCTGGCGGTGGAACGTCGCCAGATCCTTGGGGAAGCAGAACCCGCCGAAGCTCAGGCCGGCATTGAGGAATGCCCGGCCGATGCGGGGATCGGCCCCGATGATGGCCGCCCCCGCGGTCAGGTCCGCTCCCGACGCCTCACTCACCCGCGCCCGCGAGTTTGCGTAGGAGATCTTGAGCGAAAAGAACGCGCTACAGCCGTGCTTGGCCAGCTCGGCGGTGGCGATATCGGTGGCGAAGTAGGTGGCACCGGCGTCGATCATGGGGGCGTACACCCGGCGCAATAGCGCGTGGGCCTCCTCGTTTCCCGCCCCCACCAGGATCCGGTCGGGGCCCAGGGAGCCCGCCACCGCGCAGCCTTCCCGGAGGAACTCGGGTTCGACGCCACAAGCAGGCGGTGGCGGGACAGCCGCCGCAGCAACGCCGACGCCCGCTCGGAGGTCTGCACGGGGACCGTCGACTTCTGCACCACGACCATGTCCCGGGAGGTCTAGGTGCCGATGGCCGACGCCGCCCGCTCGACCGCCAGAAGGTTCGGCTCGCCGGTCGGCCTGCCCGGCGTCCCGACGCAGATGAACGCGACCTCGCTGCCGGGGATGCCCTCCTTCGGATCGGTCTCGAAACGAAGGCGCCCGGCGGCACCCTCGGCGTCCATGAGCTCCTGGAAGCGCTCCTCGAAGAGGTGACTTCCCCGACTGCAGGAGGACCACCTTCTCCCGGTTGTCGTCGGGGCCGACCACCCGGTGGTCCAGGCTGGACAGCGTGGCGGCGGTGACGAGCCCGACATGGCCAGTGCCGATGACCACGATCTTCAGCTCGTCGCCCATCCCCACCCTTCTCCAGATGTGCGCGCCCAGGACGACGCTCTCTTAGAGGCCGCTCGCTCAGCGTGCCCTCTCGTGTGCATCAACGCCCTGAGCTGAGTTTGCTCCGCCCGGAACGAGACCTTTGTGAGCCTAGCCCAGGCACGGGCGCGCCGCAGGGCACCCAGCCGTTGGCGGCGTCCGGGCATGGACGCCCGCTACCCTGGCACGCGAGCGGCACCCCGCCAGGGGGGCGGGCCGGCCGCCGGAGGACTCGTGGCCGGTGCGCTCAAGGCAACATTCCTGGTGACCGCACCCCCGGACCGTTCCCCGGGGCAGCGCTTCCGGGCCGAGCAGTGGCTCAAGCTCCTGCCGGAGGGCGCCGTGGACGCCCGCGTGCTGGCTCTCTTCAACGAGGCGGAGTACCACCGCCTCCACCGCCCGGGCGGGACGGCCCGCAAAGCCGTGGACAACCTGGTGGCCCTCGGGCGGCGGGCGGCCCAGGTGGTTCAGGCGCAGCGAGCGGACGTCGTGTACCTGTTCCGGGAGGCGTTCATCCTCGGCCCGGCGTTCTTCGAACCCCTCCTGGAGCGCCGGGTCCCGGTGGTCTTCGACTTCGACGACGCCATCTGGCTGCTGGAGGCCAGCGAGGCGAACGCGTGGGTCGCCCGCCACCTGAAAGTGCCGGGCAAAGTGGACGGGATCATCGCCCGGGCCACCACGACCACGGTGGGCAACGACTATTTGGCCGACTACGCACGGCGATCCAGTGATCGGGTGCACGTGATCCCGACCACGCTGGACGTCGAGCGCTACTGTCCCCAGCCCCGAGAACCGAACGACCTCGTACGGATCGGCTGGAGCGGCAGCCCCACGACCTCCCGTTACCTCGGGCTCATCGAGCGGCCCCTCCGGCGGGCGCTGAGCGAGTTGCCGGTGGAGCTGGTCGTGACCGGAGACCCTGGCTTCGCCCTCCCGGGGGCCGAGCGGGTGCGGGTGCTGGCCTGGGATCCGGCAACCGAGATCGCCGAGGTGGGGGCCTTCGACATCGGGCTGATGCCGCTGCCCGACGATCCCTGGAGCCGGGGCAAGTGCGGCTTCAAAGCCCTCCTCTATATGTCGTTGGGGGTGACCCCGGTGGTATCGCCGGTGGGGGTGAACACCGAGATCGTCGCCGACGGGGAGAGCGGGGTCCTGGCCGACAGCGAGGACCAGTGGTTCACTGCGCTCCGGAGCCTGGTCGAGGATGCCGATCTCCGGCGTCGGCTGGGTGCCGCCGGCCGTAAGACTGTGGTCGAGCGGTACTCGGGAAACGTCTGGGCGCCGAGGTTTCTCGAGGTCCTTCAGGAGGCGGCGAGCCGGAGGATGGGGGACTAGCTCGGCGTTATGCCGCGTCCGTGAACGTGAGGGTCAACTCACCGCTGCCGCGCTGCACACCGGCGCAATCAGCACCAGAGTCGCCGCGCGGGCTCCAGGTTTACCCGCCCCACATCTTCCCCATACTCCCCACTTAGAGCATTCTCGTAAGAAGGGCGGCTAACCTTTAGCCTTGGTCGATCGCAGCCCATGTGCGAACGCCTCGCGGATCCGCAACGCCGTCCTCACGCCTTACAGAGAGCGTTCTTCGAGGCGGTCAGGCTGATCGTCAATGGCTGTGGGGCAGTTGCGGAAGGCAGTTAACCTCAGCCTTGCTGCACGCCCCATGCAGCGGTCGTCAAGGCAAGCCGGGTGGGTCCGGAGGCCGCCTCCCAGTCGCGTGTGCGGTTGTCCGCGACAAGCAGGTTCGCCTGATCGCCGCTGCGGAACGTATGACTTTGCGGCCAGGCTTCCGCCTCATACGCACGTCCGTCGCGGCCCACTACCAAGCAGGCTAGGCCCCGTCCCCACACTTGCCTGGTGAGGGAGCTTCGGCCACTTTCGAAACAAAGAGCTTCCCATTTGCTCATGACGTTGGGGGTTCGCAGATCGAGCATAAGGTCACGCCGCATGACGAAGGCATTCGTGCGGATGTGGGGATTCGGGAAGGCGGGAATAGCAACTGCTGCTCGGGCGTATTCCCTAATGACCCACCCTCGGTCCCGAAGGCTAAGTCTCCGAGACTTGCCGGATCCCTGAGACCTACCCCAAGGCAACAGAGCTGCAGGGAGCATGCGCCCAACTGACGACCTATGACTTTCCCAAGATCCACTGGCACCAACCACCCCTACGTCTGCAGTTTGGTGCGACAACAGCTTGCGCAGCCAGCCCTTATCCCGGATGACGCTGAAGGAATTCAGGAAGCAGAAAGTGTCGTATGAAAAGGCATGAGCAGCGGACCAATATGCGCCGATATCCCACCCTTCGTCCCCCAACGCCATCGACCGATTTCCGTGCCGAGCAAGGCGTTGCTGGTACTCAGGCGGCGCAACATCGCCGGGAAAGCCCTTGAGAACGACAACTAGTTCATAATCTACGCCAGCATCATACTCTTCAAGAGATCGCAGGAAGCGATCAAATGGTTCCCAGCCATTTGCCCAACGCGCCAGGTGTACCACGCACAGGCTGACCCCCTCAGCCATCGTGTCGATCAAGGCGGCCTAGCCGCCGGCCTCGGATCGCCATCCGAAGGATCAGAGCGTAGGCTTGGAGACGCTCCTTGGCGAGCGACCTTCGCCGTGAGCTCGTAGACAAGAGTGCCCAGACAGCTGAGCGGAGGGCCATCTCCGGCACGGTCATCGCCGCGACCACTTTGCGTCGCCACACTGATCCGTGGCGGTCAAAGAATCGTTGGGCGCTTTCATAGCTGTGCACAAGGCTCTGGGTCTCCAGCTTTTTGCGACTTGCTCCCCCAATATGGACTATTGGATGTGTGGATAGAAACCAGACACTAAATCCGGCCTCTCGGACACGGGCGCACAAGTCCAGGTCCTCGTAGAACATGAACATGGCCTCGTCCCACCCGCCCAAATCAATAGCGAGATCGCGTCGTATACAGAGGGCGGCTCCTGTTACCCAGTCAACTTGTCGCGAGGCCGAGGGAGCCCATTGCCGAAGTGTCGGAAACACTCGGTGCAACAGTGACTTGCTTAGAAACTCCGTCCACAAATTTGGTCCCGGACCGCAGGAGGCCTGTGGCCGCCCATCGGGGAAGACCAGAGTCGGGCCAGCCACGCCAGTCAGCGAATGTTCCCCAAGGAACACGGCAATATCATCCAACGCCTTTGGGTCTGGAATTGTGTCGTTATTCAGAAACATGATATACGGTGTACTCAACGCGTACATGCCCTGATTATTGGCGTAGGCAAATCCGCGGTTGGTAGGATTTTTAATCACCTGCACTTCGGGAAACATCTCTTGAATAAGGTCGACGGATCCGTCGGAAGAGGCATTGTCAACAACAATGACGGGTACACCCGCTCGGGTCAGAGGAGTCAGGCATTCGCGCAGTAGATGAGTACCGTTCCAGTTGACAATGACAACGCCCATCGAGGGCTGAGGGACCTCGCGATCGTCCATGCCGATCAATCATGCCGCACTATTCTGTCCTTGTGATGCGCGATGAACCCGTACTGGCTAAAGCGCCCGAGGCTGGGCGACCGACTTTGACGACTATAGCGATCCCCACATACAACCGATTGGGGCTTCTCGAACGCGCACTCGCCTCGGCGATGGCACAAGACTATGCGGACCTAGAAATTGTTATCTCTGACAATGCTTCAACAGATGGGACCGAGCAGTTCTGTAGGAGTGTCTGCGAGAAGGATGCACGAGTTAGGTACTACCGGCTACCGGAGAACGTGGGGCATGCCCGAAATTTTGCCGCGGCGTTTCGGCACGTGCGCGGGCCCTTCTTCCTATGGCTCGCCGATGACGATTGGATCGATTCGAATTTTGTGTCGCGCTGCGTCGAGAAGCTCCAGAGCCATCCGGATACGGTTCTTGTCTGCGGTGTGTGCATCTATTACCGTGAAGGTAACCCATCAGAGTTGAACGAACCAGTAGTGAATCTCCTCTCCGAGTCGCCCACGCGGCGAGTTCTCGATCACTATCGATCGGTAAAACGCAATGCCACGCTCCTGGGGGTCACTCGTAGCGCCTGCATTGAGGCCGATGCCTTCCCCACCGTCTTCGGAGGCGACTGGCTTCTGCTTGCCCGGCTGGCCTTTCAGGGGAAAGTCAACACCCTCGGGGACGTCGCTCTCCACCGGAGCCTTGGGGGCGAATCAGGGGATATGCGGGGCCTCGCGATGGGATTCGGTCTCTCTCCGGCGATCGCCCGGGTTCCCAATGTCGCCATCACCTGGTACGCCGTCCGCGATGTGCTCCGAGCCGATTCGTACCGCCGGATCGGTACCGTTCGGCGGGTGGCGCTTGCGGGGGAGGTGGGAGGAGCGCTCGCGGCGCGCTTCGGCGTGCCCTACCTCGTGCGCCGCATTCCGGGGGCGGCAGCCCCTCTGCGTCGAGTGCGGGATCGTTTCCGACGTTGAGAGTCCCCACGCCCCGGGCCGTCTACCGTGCTCTTTCACCAACCGAGAGGCTGGCCAGCTTGGTCCGGGCGTCCTCCTCGGCGGTCGCGTTCAGACGGGCGCACCTTGCCCTGCGTCTCGCATGGCCGCCGGCACTGCGGGACCGCGAAAGGCGGGTTCCCGCTGCATCCAGCCTTTCGTCCGAAGCCCCTTTAGTCACGGTGCTGATCACACGGACATCGCCTGAGGCAGTCCAGTTTTGTCGGCAGTCCTTGGATCTGTCGCTCACATTGCCATTCGAAGTCATCGTCGCCGACCGCCCCGATGGCCGGGCCCTTCCCGCCGTCCTGAACCGAGCGGTGCAGGAAGCCCGCGGGCAGATCCTCGTGTTCATGAGTGCCGACCTGCGGCTTGAGGGTTGGCCTTCGGTGCTTAAGGACTCCGTTATCGCCGGCGCTGTGACCCTCAGTGGCAAAGTGATCTCGGCCGGGGCAGAGGTGACCCAAAACGGGTCAACGCAGCGGCTCCATTGGGGCCTTAATGCGGACGAGCCCCCGGTCCGTTTCCGCCACCCGGTTATGGCGGCGTGCCCCCAGTTGCTGGTGATCACCAAGACAGCCTTCGATGACCTCAAGGGATTTGATCCAACCTTCGAGAACGGCTACGTCCAGGAATTGTGCCTGAGGATCCGCGATGCGGGGGTGACAGTAATGTTCGATCCCGGCCTTCGCGCAGTGGCCACCGGCCACGCCCGCCTCTGGCGAGCCACAGCTCACCAAGACGCTCCTGAGCTCGCCCGCCGATCCAAGGCGCTCGCCGCGCCCGGGCGCCCCCTCCGTGAGCACGATGGACTCCGCGTCTTGTTTGTTGAGGACCGAGTGCCTCACCCTCATCTGGGCCGCGGTCTGCCCCGCAGCCACGCCCTCCTGACCAGCCTGTGCGCTCACGGCCACCAGGTGACGCTCTACCCGCGGCTCTTCCCGAGGGAGGACTGGCACGAGATCTACAGCGACATCCCCGACACCGTACGAGTCGAACGGCTGAGCGGCCGGTTTGGCCTTCGATCGTTCCTTCGCCGCAACGAGGCGGCCTTTGACGCCGCGATTGTGAGCCGGCCGCACAACATGAGGGCCTACCGCCTGGCCGGCGGACTACATGGCCGAACGCCCGTCCTCTATGACGCTGAGGCGCTCTTCTGCCTGCGCGACATCGAGTTACAGAAGGTGCACGGGCACCCCCTCTCTCCTCAGCAGGAGGACACTTTGGTCCGCGCTGAAGTCGGCCTCGCGCGGGGTGTGAGTGCCGTCTTTTGCGTATCGAAGTCGGAGGCGGACCACTTCAGACAGGGAGGTATCGCCGATGTTCATATCCTGCGGCACATAGTGTCTGCTTCCTCAGATACGCCAGATCTCCGCGATAGGACAGAAATTCTCTTCATCGGTCCAATGGACAACCCCTTATCACCTAACGCCGACGGGGTTCAGTGGTTCGCCTCTGAAGTTCTCCCCCGTCTACGCCACATTCTGAATAAGGACGTTACCCTCCTGGCAGTCGGCGACCCGCCACCCGCGTCTCTGGCCCGCGAGCTTAGCGATCGCGTCCTCTTTCTCGGTCTTGTCGACGACCTCGCACCGCTATATAGAACCGCCAGGGCCTTTGTAGCCCCTGTGCGCTTCTCGGCTGGCATCCCACTTAAAGTCTGTGAGGCTGCCGCCGCCGGGGTGCCGGTCGCGACGACTCCCTTGGCCGCTCGTCAGCTGGGCTGGACCGACGGTGCCGACCTCGTCGTGGGAGGCTCGCCGGAGGAACTTGCACGCGCATGTGCTGCCCTCCTAGTCGATGACGAACTCTGGATCAGGGTTCGAGCCTCGGCGCTTGAACGGGTACGCAGCGAATGCTCGGCAGAGGCTTTCGAGGACACGCTCGAGAAGGCCCTACAGGCGGCGGCCAAGGCTCCCCCCGTACACTGATGAGGAAGGTGTACGAAGATCCCCCGCCAAGGGCCCTTTACACGAATGAGCACATTCCAAAGCGGCGCTGACGCCTCCTCCGTGCCCGGCGCAAACCCAACCTCCCTTGGTTCGGGGACGGCGGTCCGCGACATTCAACCCCCTGGGCGATGGTCGTCCGTTCGGTTCGGGGACCTCTGGCAATCCCGGGAACTTCTGTTTTTCTTGTCGCTTCGAGATATTAAGGTGCGCTATAAGCAGGCGTTCATCGGTGTGGGTTGGGCCGTCATACAGCCCATTTTCATGATGTTGGTGTTTTGGATTTTTCTTGGCCGCCTTGCGAAGGTCGGTTCCGAAGGACTTCCCTACAGCGTGTTTGCCTTCTCCGGGCTTATCCCATGGTTGCTTTTCGCCAACGGAGTTACGACTGCGAGCGACAGCCTGGTTAACAGCGCGAATCTCATCTCCAAAGTGTATTTCCCGCGCCTAGTGATCCCGCTCGCCGCCGTTGCATCCTGGGTACCTGATGTCTTTATTGGAATCTTGGTTCTTATCGGTGTTATGGCCGTCTATGGAATCGCGCCTGCCGGAGCTGTCGTCTTGTTGCCTCTCTTCATTGCCCTCGGATTCCTCACCGCAGTGTCGTTCAGCCTCTGGCTGTCGGCGCTGAATGTGGCATACCGAGATATTCATTACGCTGCGCCCTTCTTTATTCAACTGGGTCTGTTCCTGACCCCAGTCACCTATCCGTCCACCCTCGTGCATGCTCACCTTTTACGTCTGGCATTGAGCCTGAATCCTATGACCGGCGTCGTTGAGGGGTTCCGATGGGCACTCCTGGGCGGCGCTGCTCCATGGAGCGCGGTCGGCATCTCCTTCCTCGTCACTTGCATCATCCTGCTATCGGGTATTCTCTATTTTCGCCGTGTTGAACAATTCTTTGCAGATATCATCTGAGTCGGTGTGATCGATTCCGTGGAAGACCGTCAGCTTGCGGTTCGAGCCGAAAATTTGGGGAAGCTCTACCGCGTGGGAGCCACTCAAGGCGCCTATCGCTATCGTCTGTTGGGCGAAGAACTCGCAAATAAAGTTAGGCGAGGCCGCCTTGGCGATGACGGACGACCTCGCACCTTCTGGGCGCTCCGTAACGTCTCATTCGAAATCGGCCAAGGGGAAGTCGTCGGCATCATTGGTCGGAACGGAGCAGGAAAATCCACCCTACTCAAGATCTTGTCGCGAATCACAGCTCCGACAGAAGGCCACGTTCAGGTCCGAGGTCGGGTTGGGTCCCTGCTCGAGGTCGGTACGGGATTCCACCCGGAACTGACGGGGCGAGAGAACATCTTCCTGAGCGGCGCCGTGATTGGCATGCGTCGGGCAGAGACCCTCGCGCAATTCGATCAGATCGTAGCATTTGCAGGCATAGAAAGGTTCGTGGACACACCAATCAAGCGGTTTTCGACCGGGATGTACCTCCGCTTGGCGTTTGCCGTCGCAGCCCACTTGGAGGCGGACATTCTTCTCGTCGACGAGGTCCTCGCAGTTGGGGACGCCGATTTCCAGAAGAAGTGTCTAGGTAAGATGGCAGAAATAGGTGCGACTGGGCGTACTGTGTTGTTTGTGTCTCACAGCATGCCGACCCTTTTGCGACTTTGCCCACGGGTGATTCTGCTAGATCACGGCGGCGTTGTCGCGGACGGCGGGTCGGGCGAAGTGATTCGGGCTTACCTGGATTCCGGCCTGGGATCCGCCGAGAGAACTTGGGAGTCGATTTCCGTTGCCCCAGGAGACGAGGTCGCTCGACTCAAGGCAGTGCGTATTCGAACACGCGGCGGGGTCGTGAATGAAGAGGTTGACATCCGTCTTGCTGTGGGGATCGAGGTCCAGTATTGGCACCTTGCGAAGGATACAATCCTCAAACCATCCGTCAACGTACATTTGGTTAACGATTCTGGAGTGACACTTTTCGTATCTAATGACTTCAACAATGAAGCCTGGCGACAAACCGAGCGGCACCCCGGCGTCGTGACCACCACCTGCTGGATCCCCGGCAACTTCCTTGCGGAGGGACGCATCTTCGTGACCGCTGCTGTCAGTTCCTATAATCCAACCCTTGTGCATGCCATCCAGACCGAAGCAGTGGCCTTCCAGGTCGTCGATCGAAGCGTTGGTGACGGCGTTAGAGGCGAGTATGTGGGCGATTGGCCGGGCGTCGTTAGGCCCATGCTGGATTGGAGCGTAAGCACCGAAACCATTGAGGTTGATGCCGAAGGCAGACCCTCGTGAAAGTGGTCATCTTAGCGGGAGGGTTGGGCACGAGGCTTGCCGAGGAAACCGAAACGCGGCCAAAGCCGATGGTGGAAATTGGTGGCTATCCGGTCCTCTGGCACATCATGAAGCACTACAGCGCGTATGGCTTCAAAGAGTTCGTTGTGGCACTGGGCTATAAAGGCGAGATGATCAAACGATATTTCGTGGACTACATAACATTGTCAGGTGATCTCACCGTATCTCTCGGCCATGGTCACGTGAAGCGGCACGGCAGTCCGCAAGACGAATGGACGGTCCAACTAATCGACACGGGCAAAGACACGCAGACAGGGGGCCGAATCGCC comes from Actinomycetota bacterium and encodes:
- a CDS encoding class I SAM-dependent methyltransferase, encoding MLHPAIRQRLRCPTCGSPFPADGTDALVCQQGHPLPVRDGYLDASARPADEATARTFASFGYEWTTFDAIQPEDEAYWRNYVADVPLDELAGRVGLDAGCGKGRFSVFTARHLEALVALDGSDAVQAAARNLAGLDHVVVVRSDLRTPPFAEESFGFISCLGVLHHLPDPRAGFETLVRHLEPGGLMLLYLYSRPVERNLRALGLAAAAGLRRATVRLPHKALRALSAPIAGVLYAGLVLPGQLGDRYRVAALRGLPLQTYRAKPLRSLWLDTFDRLSAPIENRYTLDELRAWFTGAGMALEAARDDAGWFVVLRKPVTNAASEGLAGEPQ
- a CDS encoding UDP-glucuronic acid decarboxylase family protein: MRVLVAGGAGFLGSHLCERLIAEGNEVLCFDTLLTGSLDNLTSLRGEPRFAFEQIDVTQRLEVSGPLEWIMHLASPASPVDYFGHPIHTLKLGSLATFNCLGLARATGAGFFLASTSEVYGDPLVHPQPESYWGNVNPVGVRSVYDEAKRFAEAATMAYHREHAVPVRIARIFNTYGPRMRRNDGRAIPAFISQALTGQPMTVHGDGSQTRSLCYVDDTIEGFIRLLGSERASGRPVNIGNPEEVTVLQLAERVRSAAGSGSEIVFRERPLDDPQRRCPDPGLARELLGWTPAIPLARGIERTLEWARRAWAPSPEP
- a CDS encoding nucleotide sugar dehydrogenase gives rise to the protein MRRDAGQADRRAEPSGGRAGGVGHRHLDLPGHGRGAEVDGPRADLRAGVGVAAAAVPPPPACGVEPEFLREGCAVAGSLGPDRILVGAGNEEAHALLRRVYAPMIDAGATYFATDIATAELAKHGCSAFFSLKISYANSRARVSEASGADLTAGAAIIGADPRIGRAFLNAGLSFGGFCFPKDLATFHRQAHRLGYDFRLLDEIVRINDEALEAVVAKIADALGNLEQKRIAVLGLAFRPGTDDLRDSPAPRLVGRLLAGGASVVGCDPQAAERAAQAVPGLEIAADPYAAAEAADALVLATEWPEYRHLDWARLKGLMTNPLVVDGRNLYDPAELQSAGFTYLPTGRPSVNWPA
- a CDS encoding glycosyltransferase family 4 protein, which gives rise to MDARYPGTRAAPRQGGGPAAGGLVAGALKATFLVTAPPDRSPGQRFRAEQWLKLLPEGAVDARVLALFNEAEYHRLHRPGGTARKAVDNLVALGRRAAQVVQAQRADVVYLFREAFILGPAFFEPLLERRVPVVFDFDDAIWLLEASEANAWVARHLKVPGKVDGIIARATTTTVGNDYLADYARRSSDRVHVIPTTLDVERYCPQPREPNDLVRIGWSGSPTTSRYLGLIERPLRRALSELPVELVVTGDPGFALPGAERVRVLAWDPATEIAEVGAFDIGLMPLPDDPWSRGKCGFKALLYMSLGVTPVVSPVGVNTEIVADGESGVLADSEDQWFTALRSLVEDADLRRRLGAAGRKTVVERYSGNVWAPRFLEVLQEAASRRMGD
- a CDS encoding glycosyltransferase family 2 protein — translated: MDDREVPQPSMGVVIVNWNGTHLLRECLTPLTRAGVPVIVVDNASSDGSVDLIQEMFPEVQVIKNPTNRGFAYANNQGMYALSTPYIMFLNNDTIPDPKALDDIAVFLGEHSLTGVAGPTLVFPDGRPQASCGPGPNLWTEFLSKSLLHRVFPTLRQWAPSASRQVDWVTGAALCIRRDLAIDLGGWDEAMFMFYEDLDLCARVREAGFSVWFLSTHPIVHIGGASRKKLETQSLVHSYESAQRFFDRHGSVWRRKVVAAMTVPEMALRSAVWALLSTSSRRRSLAKERLQAYALILRMAIRGRRLGRLDRHDG
- a CDS encoding glycosyltransferase family 2 protein, with amino-acid sequence MRDEPVLAKAPEAGRPTLTTIAIPTYNRLGLLERALASAMAQDYADLEIVISDNASTDGTEQFCRSVCEKDARVRYYRLPENVGHARNFAAAFRHVRGPFFLWLADDDWIDSNFVSRCVEKLQSHPDTVLVCGVCIYYREGNPSELNEPVVNLLSESPTRRVLDHYRSVKRNATLLGVTRSACIEADAFPTVFGGDWLLLARLAFQGKVNTLGDVALHRSLGGESGDMRGLAMGFGLSPAIARVPNVAITWYAVRDVLRADSYRRIGTVRRVALAGEVGGALAARFGVPYLVRRIPGAAAPLRRVRDRFRR
- a CDS encoding glycosyltransferase gives rise to the protein MPFEVIVADRPDGRALPAVLNRAVQEARGQILVFMSADLRLEGWPSVLKDSVIAGAVTLSGKVISAGAEVTQNGSTQRLHWGLNADEPPVRFRHPVMAACPQLLVITKTAFDDLKGFDPTFENGYVQELCLRIRDAGVTVMFDPGLRAVATGHARLWRATAHQDAPELARRSKALAAPGRPLREHDGLRVLFVEDRVPHPHLGRGLPRSHALLTSLCAHGHQVTLYPRLFPREDWHEIYSDIPDTVRVERLSGRFGLRSFLRRNEAAFDAAIVSRPHNMRAYRLAGGLHGRTPVLYDAEALFCLRDIELQKVHGHPLSPQQEDTLVRAEVGLARGVSAVFCVSKSEADHFRQGGIADVHILRHIVSASSDTPDLRDRTEILFIGPMDNPLSPNADGVQWFASEVLPRLRHILNKDVTLLAVGDPPPASLARELSDRVLFLGLVDDLAPLYRTARAFVAPVRFSAGIPLKVCEAAAAGVPVATTPLAARQLGWTDGADLVVGGSPEELARACAALLVDDELWIRVRASALERVRSECSAEAFEDTLEKALQAAAKAPPVH
- a CDS encoding ABC transporter permease translates to MPGANPTSLGSGTAVRDIQPPGRWSSVRFGDLWQSRELLFFLSLRDIKVRYKQAFIGVGWAVIQPIFMMLVFWIFLGRLAKVGSEGLPYSVFAFSGLIPWLLFANGVTTASDSLVNSANLISKVYFPRLVIPLAAVASWVPDVFIGILVLIGVMAVYGIAPAGAVVLLPLFIALGFLTAVSFSLWLSALNVAYRDIHYAAPFFIQLGLFLTPVTYPSTLVHAHLLRLALSLNPMTGVVEGFRWALLGGAAPWSAVGISFLVTCIILLSGILYFRRVEQFFADII